The following coding sequences lie in one Anoplolepis gracilipes chromosome 4, ASM4749672v1, whole genome shotgun sequence genomic window:
- the LOC140665290 gene encoding uncharacterized protein isoform X2 — translation MWYRREMNSIFYVESDCESVKLATDKMETEVRTLKQELARTQDALKAATKKCRDLVKELDHRITGHESEKILRDQQLSRILRALLYLEARLKQEQKSIRQMLCEKDNVIKNQQLEITMLRRYTKNYIKSKRDRTTMATDARTVNANIEKNLQNLDNLHRETLQESGIGKDIASLKCEIITRLNPASSGILDELNRNSVKKTHSFAGSDISKASLTSSENTDASIITTTTEGSPSLLSTEGFCEGESTDVSPGSTLNKCSSRYTPTTVTDSENETTMIADENEENMVEEGGTTMMTKRRASFRRTKGQKISSKDSDMIVEVVSIARTESKDDGMDCNFVSEDENQDPKINNREENVKEPIYVNAYNEANEKNLQQTELLRTKDEHGNNNNNNVSEIKIETPELMVEDTSGNWYSDPDEDRLNDDMFRHSTYRPNSNHNSVLECVNQILLQDMEEEENSVLSVPRQFRHRGRIVHFQSARLSDIESVGSEMERGISEESAVDSKDSPKEEEPVENETDVAEDEFGMRIVQKESDDDSKDDSKAIPLVIIEPKIDEEAKKALVKSQVNNPPLKMERIEEKACLQMSTRGLTIARNLDYEDIESLPEVTMSSPTPPRTPPALPPKPQFRNNTLILKKIPSPSFLIDEKRQQDSGVDPSKKNILGLVSSKAARNLNLEETKSLTRSSTKETKGREGGGFWKNRFNHVRSSFQVRQKERDQSKNTARVTNIVRHFEEFKIGDPEEQTKDRTRPKERHGELDQDFDIRQNFEEFNLDECDLSDDPDRPEGDGSERLSYNGLNNVDQNVAKDNNLSATGICNGSSNGNGETGTSGYDHFLEATGLSNKSILTPSRLLSNHKSMLKPKDVKYKSRIKATAVLERHGVQATAGNATTTHVRHWTGPFV, via the exons atGGAAACCGAGGTCCGAACGCTCAAGCAAGAACTGGCGCGCACGCAGGACGCTCTAAAGGCCGCCACGAAGAAATGCCGGGATCTAGTGAAGGAGCTGGATCATCGTATCACCGGTCACGAGTCGGAAAAAATTCTACGGGATCAACAACTATCGAGGATATTGCGGGCGCTGCTGTACCTGGAGGCACGACTCAAACAGGAGCAAAAATCAATCAGGCAGATGCTATGTGAGAAGgacaatgttattaaaaatcaacagCTGGAGATTACTATGCTGAGGCGGTATACGAAGAACTACATTAAGAGCAAACGTGATCGGACGACGATGGCCACCGACGCCAGGACAGTCAATGCCAATATCGAAAAAAACCTACAGAATCTCGACAATCTGCAT AGAGAGACGCTGCAGGAGAGCGGTATCGGCAAAGATATCGCAAGCCTGAAGTGCGAGATAATCACACGGCTGAATCCGGCATCGTCTGGGATCTTGGACGAGCTTAATCGCAACAGCGTGAAGAAGACGCACAGTTTTGCCGGCAGTGACATCTCCAAAGCCAGTTTGACCAGCAGCGAGAATACAGATGCATCCATCATCACCACAACGACGGAAGGTAGTCCTTCGTTGCTTAGCACGGAGGGTTTCTGCGAGGGTGAGAGTACAGATGTGTCACCTGGTTCGACCCTGAACAAGTGTTCAAGCAGGTATACGCCGACAACAGTGACCGACAGCGAGAACGAAACGACCATGATCGCGGACGAAAACGAGGAGAATATGGTAGAAGAGGGCGGTACGACGATGATGACGAAGAGAAGGGCATCCTTTCGCAGGACGAAGGGTCAAAAGATCTCATCCAAGGATTCCGATATGATAGTCGAGGTAGTCAGCATCGCGAGGACAGAGAGCAAGGATGATGGAATGGACTGCAATTTTGTCTCGGAAGATGAGAACCAGGatccaaaaataaataatcgagaAGAAAATGTTAAGGAACCGATTTACGTTAACGCCTACAATGAAGCGAACGAGAAGAATCTGCAGCAGACAGAATTGTTGAGGACAAAAGATGAGCATggcaataacaataacaataatgt CAGTGAGATAAAGATCGAGACACCTGAGCTGATGGTAGAGGACACAAGCGGTAATTGGTATAGCGATCCTGACGAGGACCGATTGAATGACGACATGTTCAGGCATAGCACCTACCGACCAAATAGTAATCACAACTCTGTATTAGAGTGTGTGAATCAAATTTTACTACAAGACatggaggaagaagaaaattcAGTATTATCGGTACCGCGCCAATTCAGACACCGTGGTAGGATCGTACATTTCCAGTCGGCTAGATTGTCCGATATCGAATCAGTAGGTTCGGAGATGGAGAGGGGTATCTCTGAAGAATCCGCTGTGGACAGTAAGGATTCTCCGAAAGAGGAGGAGCCAGTGGAAAACGAGACCGACGTGGCCGAGGACGAGTTTGGCATGAGAATCGTTCAAAAGGAATCGGATGATGATTCCAAGGACGATTCCAAAGCGATTCCGCTGGTTATCATCGAGCCCAAAATCGATGAAGAAGCAAAAAAGGCCTTAGTAAAATCTCAAGTGAATAATCCTCCCTtaaaaatggaaagaattgAGGAAAAGGCTTGTCTGCAAATGTCCACACGAGGATTAACCATTGCCAGGAACTTGGATTACGAAGACATTGAATCGTTGCCGGAAGTAACGATGTCGTCGCCGACGCCGCCCAGAACACCACCGGCACTGCCACCAAAGCCACAGTTTCgcaataatacattaatcttGAAAAAGATCCCGAGTCCGTCATTTTTAATCGACGAAAAGAGACAACAAGACTCTGGTGTAGATCCTTcgaagaaaaacattttaggACTGGTATCGTCGAAAGCGGCGAGGAACTTGAACCTGGAAGAGACCAAAAGTTTGACCAGGAGTTCGACGAAAGAAACGAAAGGTCGCGAAGGTGGTGGATTCTGGAAGAATAGATTCAATCACGTACGCTCGTCCTTCCAAGTGAGACAAAAAGAGCGGGACCAATCGAAAAACACTGCTAGAGTCACAAACATCGTTCGGCATTTCGAGGAGTTCAAAATCGGCGATCCTGAAGAGCAGACGAAAGATAGAACTCGGCCAAAGGAACGCCACGGTGAACTTGATCAG GACTTTGACATTCGGCAAAACTTTGAGGAGTTCAATCTGGATGAATGCGATCTGTCGGACGATCCCGATCGGCCCGAGGGCGACGGATCCGAAAGGTTAAGCTACAACGGGCTCAATAACGTCGACCAGAACGTCGCCAAAGACAACAATCTTTCTGCTACCGGTATCTGTAACGGTAGTAGCAACGGCAACGGTGAAACCGGAACCAGCGGATACGATCACTTCCTCGAGGCAACTGGCCTCAGCAACAAGTCGATCCTCACGCCTTCGAGACTGCTGAGCAATCACAAAAGCATGCTGAAACCGAAGgatgtaaaatacaaaagcaGAATTAAAGCTACGGCAGTTCTGGAGAGGCACGGGGTGCAAGCGACGGCCGGCAATGCTACGACGACGCACGTAAGACACTGGACCGGCCCGTTTGTCTGA
- the LOC140665290 gene encoding uncharacterized protein isoform X3, translating to MIVSTILSSVTGFHRRHSHDGRHVNLKMETEVRTLKQELARTQDALKAATKKCRDLVKELDHRITGHESEKILRDQQLSRILRALLYLEARLKQEQKSIRQMLCEKDNVIKNQQLEITMLRRYTKNYIKSKRDRTTMATDARTVNANIEKNLQNLDNLHRETLQESGIGKDIASLKCEIITRLNPASSGILDELNRNSVKKTHSFAGSDISKASLTSSENTDASIITTTTEGSPSLLSTEGFCEGESTDVSPGSTLNKCSSRYTPTTVTDSENETTMIADENEENMVEEGGTTMMTKRRASFRRTKGQKISSKDSDMIVEVVSIARTESKDDGMDCNFVSEDENQDPKINNREENVKEPIYVNAYNEANEKNLQQTELLRTKDEHGNNNNNNVEIKIETPELMVEDTSGNWYSDPDEDRLNDDMFRHSTYRPNSNHNSVLECVNQILLQDMEEEENSVLSVPRQFRHRGRIVHFQSARLSDIESVGSEMERGISEESAVDSKDSPKEEEPVENETDVAEDEFGMRIVQKESDDDSKDDSKAIPLVIIEPKIDEEAKKALVKSQVNNPPLKMERIEEKACLQMSTRGLTIARNLDYEDIESLPEVTMSSPTPPRTPPALPPKPQFRNNTLILKKIPSPSFLIDEKRQQDSGVDPSKKNILGLVSSKAARNLNLEETKSLTRSSTKETKGREGGGFWKNRFNHVRSSFQVRQKERDQSKNTARVTNIVRHFEEFKIGDPEEQTKDRTRPKERHGELDQDFDIRQNFEEFNLDECDLSDDPDRPEGDGSERLSYNGLNNVDQNVAKDNNLSATGICNGSSNGNGETGTSGYDHFLEATGLSNKSILTPSRLLSNHKSMLKPKDVKYKSRIKATAVLERHGVQATAGNATTTHVRHWTGPFV from the exons atGGAAACCGAGGTCCGAACGCTCAAGCAAGAACTGGCGCGCACGCAGGACGCTCTAAAGGCCGCCACGAAGAAATGCCGGGATCTAGTGAAGGAGCTGGATCATCGTATCACCGGTCACGAGTCGGAAAAAATTCTACGGGATCAACAACTATCGAGGATATTGCGGGCGCTGCTGTACCTGGAGGCACGACTCAAACAGGAGCAAAAATCAATCAGGCAGATGCTATGTGAGAAGgacaatgttattaaaaatcaacagCTGGAGATTACTATGCTGAGGCGGTATACGAAGAACTACATTAAGAGCAAACGTGATCGGACGACGATGGCCACCGACGCCAGGACAGTCAATGCCAATATCGAAAAAAACCTACAGAATCTCGACAATCTGCAT AGAGAGACGCTGCAGGAGAGCGGTATCGGCAAAGATATCGCAAGCCTGAAGTGCGAGATAATCACACGGCTGAATCCGGCATCGTCTGGGATCTTGGACGAGCTTAATCGCAACAGCGTGAAGAAGACGCACAGTTTTGCCGGCAGTGACATCTCCAAAGCCAGTTTGACCAGCAGCGAGAATACAGATGCATCCATCATCACCACAACGACGGAAGGTAGTCCTTCGTTGCTTAGCACGGAGGGTTTCTGCGAGGGTGAGAGTACAGATGTGTCACCTGGTTCGACCCTGAACAAGTGTTCAAGCAGGTATACGCCGACAACAGTGACCGACAGCGAGAACGAAACGACCATGATCGCGGACGAAAACGAGGAGAATATGGTAGAAGAGGGCGGTACGACGATGATGACGAAGAGAAGGGCATCCTTTCGCAGGACGAAGGGTCAAAAGATCTCATCCAAGGATTCCGATATGATAGTCGAGGTAGTCAGCATCGCGAGGACAGAGAGCAAGGATGATGGAATGGACTGCAATTTTGTCTCGGAAGATGAGAACCAGGatccaaaaataaataatcgagaAGAAAATGTTAAGGAACCGATTTACGTTAACGCCTACAATGAAGCGAACGAGAAGAATCTGCAGCAGACAGAATTGTTGAGGACAAAAGATGAGCATggcaataacaataacaataatgt TGAGATAAAGATCGAGACACCTGAGCTGATGGTAGAGGACACAAGCGGTAATTGGTATAGCGATCCTGACGAGGACCGATTGAATGACGACATGTTCAGGCATAGCACCTACCGACCAAATAGTAATCACAACTCTGTATTAGAGTGTGTGAATCAAATTTTACTACAAGACatggaggaagaagaaaattcAGTATTATCGGTACCGCGCCAATTCAGACACCGTGGTAGGATCGTACATTTCCAGTCGGCTAGATTGTCCGATATCGAATCAGTAGGTTCGGAGATGGAGAGGGGTATCTCTGAAGAATCCGCTGTGGACAGTAAGGATTCTCCGAAAGAGGAGGAGCCAGTGGAAAACGAGACCGACGTGGCCGAGGACGAGTTTGGCATGAGAATCGTTCAAAAGGAATCGGATGATGATTCCAAGGACGATTCCAAAGCGATTCCGCTGGTTATCATCGAGCCCAAAATCGATGAAGAAGCAAAAAAGGCCTTAGTAAAATCTCAAGTGAATAATCCTCCCTtaaaaatggaaagaattgAGGAAAAGGCTTGTCTGCAAATGTCCACACGAGGATTAACCATTGCCAGGAACTTGGATTACGAAGACATTGAATCGTTGCCGGAAGTAACGATGTCGTCGCCGACGCCGCCCAGAACACCACCGGCACTGCCACCAAAGCCACAGTTTCgcaataatacattaatcttGAAAAAGATCCCGAGTCCGTCATTTTTAATCGACGAAAAGAGACAACAAGACTCTGGTGTAGATCCTTcgaagaaaaacattttaggACTGGTATCGTCGAAAGCGGCGAGGAACTTGAACCTGGAAGAGACCAAAAGTTTGACCAGGAGTTCGACGAAAGAAACGAAAGGTCGCGAAGGTGGTGGATTCTGGAAGAATAGATTCAATCACGTACGCTCGTCCTTCCAAGTGAGACAAAAAGAGCGGGACCAATCGAAAAACACTGCTAGAGTCACAAACATCGTTCGGCATTTCGAGGAGTTCAAAATCGGCGATCCTGAAGAGCAGACGAAAGATAGAACTCGGCCAAAGGAACGCCACGGTGAACTTGATCAG GACTTTGACATTCGGCAAAACTTTGAGGAGTTCAATCTGGATGAATGCGATCTGTCGGACGATCCCGATCGGCCCGAGGGCGACGGATCCGAAAGGTTAAGCTACAACGGGCTCAATAACGTCGACCAGAACGTCGCCAAAGACAACAATCTTTCTGCTACCGGTATCTGTAACGGTAGTAGCAACGGCAACGGTGAAACCGGAACCAGCGGATACGATCACTTCCTCGAGGCAACTGGCCTCAGCAACAAGTCGATCCTCACGCCTTCGAGACTGCTGAGCAATCACAAAAGCATGCTGAAACCGAAGgatgtaaaatacaaaagcaGAATTAAAGCTACGGCAGTTCTGGAGAGGCACGGGGTGCAAGCGACGGCCGGCAATGCTACGACGACGCACGTAAGACACTGGACCGGCCCGTTTGTCTGA
- the LOC140665290 gene encoding uncharacterized protein isoform X4, which yields METEVRTLKQELARTQDALKAATKKCRDLVKELDHRITGHESEKILRDQQLSRILRALLYLEARLKQEQKSIRQMLCEKDNVIKNQQLEITMLRRYTKNYIKSKRDRTTMATDARTVNANIEKNLQNLDNLHRETLQESGIGKDIASLKCEIITRLNPASSGILDELNRNSVKKTHSFAGSDISKASLTSSENTDASIITTTTEGSPSLLSTEGFCEGESTDVSPGSTLNKCSSRYTPTTVTDSENETTMIADENEENMVEEGGTTMMTKRRASFRRTKGQKISSKDSDMIVEVVSIARTESKDDGMDCNFVSEDENQDPKINNREENVKEPIYVNAYNEANEKNLQQTELLRTKDEHGNNNNNNVSEIKIETPELMVEDTSGNWYSDPDEDRLNDDMFRHSTYRPNSNHNSVLECVNQILLQDMEEEENSVLSVPRQFRHRGRIVHFQSARLSDIESVGSEMERGISEESAVDSKDSPKEEEPVENETDVAEDEFGMRIVQKESDDDSKDDSKAIPLVIIEPKIDEEAKKALVKSQVNNPPLKMERIEEKACLQMSTRGLTIARNLDYEDIESLPEVTMSSPTPPRTPPALPPKPQFRNNTLILKKIPSPSFLIDEKRQQDSGVDPSKKNILGLVSSKAARNLNLEETKSLTRSSTKETKGREGGGFWKNRFNHVRSSFQVRQKERDQSKNTARVTNIVRHFEEFKIGDPEEQTKDRTRPKERHGELDQDFDIRQNFEEFNLDECDLSDDPDRPEGDGSERLSYNGLNNVDQNVAKDNNLSATGICNGSSNGNGETGTSGYDHFLEATGLSNKSILTPSRLLSNHKSMLKPKDVKYKSRIKATAVLERHGVQATAGNATTTHVRHWTGPFV from the exons atGGAAACCGAGGTCCGAACGCTCAAGCAAGAACTGGCGCGCACGCAGGACGCTCTAAAGGCCGCCACGAAGAAATGCCGGGATCTAGTGAAGGAGCTGGATCATCGTATCACCGGTCACGAGTCGGAAAAAATTCTACGGGATCAACAACTATCGAGGATATTGCGGGCGCTGCTGTACCTGGAGGCACGACTCAAACAGGAGCAAAAATCAATCAGGCAGATGCTATGTGAGAAGgacaatgttattaaaaatcaacagCTGGAGATTACTATGCTGAGGCGGTATACGAAGAACTACATTAAGAGCAAACGTGATCGGACGACGATGGCCACCGACGCCAGGACAGTCAATGCCAATATCGAAAAAAACCTACAGAATCTCGACAATCTGCAT AGAGAGACGCTGCAGGAGAGCGGTATCGGCAAAGATATCGCAAGCCTGAAGTGCGAGATAATCACACGGCTGAATCCGGCATCGTCTGGGATCTTGGACGAGCTTAATCGCAACAGCGTGAAGAAGACGCACAGTTTTGCCGGCAGTGACATCTCCAAAGCCAGTTTGACCAGCAGCGAGAATACAGATGCATCCATCATCACCACAACGACGGAAGGTAGTCCTTCGTTGCTTAGCACGGAGGGTTTCTGCGAGGGTGAGAGTACAGATGTGTCACCTGGTTCGACCCTGAACAAGTGTTCAAGCAGGTATACGCCGACAACAGTGACCGACAGCGAGAACGAAACGACCATGATCGCGGACGAAAACGAGGAGAATATGGTAGAAGAGGGCGGTACGACGATGATGACGAAGAGAAGGGCATCCTTTCGCAGGACGAAGGGTCAAAAGATCTCATCCAAGGATTCCGATATGATAGTCGAGGTAGTCAGCATCGCGAGGACAGAGAGCAAGGATGATGGAATGGACTGCAATTTTGTCTCGGAAGATGAGAACCAGGatccaaaaataaataatcgagaAGAAAATGTTAAGGAACCGATTTACGTTAACGCCTACAATGAAGCGAACGAGAAGAATCTGCAGCAGACAGAATTGTTGAGGACAAAAGATGAGCATggcaataacaataacaataatgt CAGTGAGATAAAGATCGAGACACCTGAGCTGATGGTAGAGGACACAAGCGGTAATTGGTATAGCGATCCTGACGAGGACCGATTGAATGACGACATGTTCAGGCATAGCACCTACCGACCAAATAGTAATCACAACTCTGTATTAGAGTGTGTGAATCAAATTTTACTACAAGACatggaggaagaagaaaattcAGTATTATCGGTACCGCGCCAATTCAGACACCGTGGTAGGATCGTACATTTCCAGTCGGCTAGATTGTCCGATATCGAATCAGTAGGTTCGGAGATGGAGAGGGGTATCTCTGAAGAATCCGCTGTGGACAGTAAGGATTCTCCGAAAGAGGAGGAGCCAGTGGAAAACGAGACCGACGTGGCCGAGGACGAGTTTGGCATGAGAATCGTTCAAAAGGAATCGGATGATGATTCCAAGGACGATTCCAAAGCGATTCCGCTGGTTATCATCGAGCCCAAAATCGATGAAGAAGCAAAAAAGGCCTTAGTAAAATCTCAAGTGAATAATCCTCCCTtaaaaatggaaagaattgAGGAAAAGGCTTGTCTGCAAATGTCCACACGAGGATTAACCATTGCCAGGAACTTGGATTACGAAGACATTGAATCGTTGCCGGAAGTAACGATGTCGTCGCCGACGCCGCCCAGAACACCACCGGCACTGCCACCAAAGCCACAGTTTCgcaataatacattaatcttGAAAAAGATCCCGAGTCCGTCATTTTTAATCGACGAAAAGAGACAACAAGACTCTGGTGTAGATCCTTcgaagaaaaacattttaggACTGGTATCGTCGAAAGCGGCGAGGAACTTGAACCTGGAAGAGACCAAAAGTTTGACCAGGAGTTCGACGAAAGAAACGAAAGGTCGCGAAGGTGGTGGATTCTGGAAGAATAGATTCAATCACGTACGCTCGTCCTTCCAAGTGAGACAAAAAGAGCGGGACCAATCGAAAAACACTGCTAGAGTCACAAACATCGTTCGGCATTTCGAGGAGTTCAAAATCGGCGATCCTGAAGAGCAGACGAAAGATAGAACTCGGCCAAAGGAACGCCACGGTGAACTTGATCAG GACTTTGACATTCGGCAAAACTTTGAGGAGTTCAATCTGGATGAATGCGATCTGTCGGACGATCCCGATCGGCCCGAGGGCGACGGATCCGAAAGGTTAAGCTACAACGGGCTCAATAACGTCGACCAGAACGTCGCCAAAGACAACAATCTTTCTGCTACCGGTATCTGTAACGGTAGTAGCAACGGCAACGGTGAAACCGGAACCAGCGGATACGATCACTTCCTCGAGGCAACTGGCCTCAGCAACAAGTCGATCCTCACGCCTTCGAGACTGCTGAGCAATCACAAAAGCATGCTGAAACCGAAGgatgtaaaatacaaaagcaGAATTAAAGCTACGGCAGTTCTGGAGAGGCACGGGGTGCAAGCGACGGCCGGCAATGCTACGACGACGCACGTAAGACACTGGACCGGCCCGTTTGTCTGA
- the LOC140665290 gene encoding uncharacterized protein isoform X1 translates to MIVSTILSSVTGFHRRHSHDGRHVNLKMETEVRTLKQELARTQDALKAATKKCRDLVKELDHRITGHESEKILRDQQLSRILRALLYLEARLKQEQKSIRQMLCEKDNVIKNQQLEITMLRRYTKNYIKSKRDRTTMATDARTVNANIEKNLQNLDNLHRETLQESGIGKDIASLKCEIITRLNPASSGILDELNRNSVKKTHSFAGSDISKASLTSSENTDASIITTTTEGSPSLLSTEGFCEGESTDVSPGSTLNKCSSRYTPTTVTDSENETTMIADENEENMVEEGGTTMMTKRRASFRRTKGQKISSKDSDMIVEVVSIARTESKDDGMDCNFVSEDENQDPKINNREENVKEPIYVNAYNEANEKNLQQTELLRTKDEHGNNNNNNVSEIKIETPELMVEDTSGNWYSDPDEDRLNDDMFRHSTYRPNSNHNSVLECVNQILLQDMEEEENSVLSVPRQFRHRGRIVHFQSARLSDIESVGSEMERGISEESAVDSKDSPKEEEPVENETDVAEDEFGMRIVQKESDDDSKDDSKAIPLVIIEPKIDEEAKKALVKSQVNNPPLKMERIEEKACLQMSTRGLTIARNLDYEDIESLPEVTMSSPTPPRTPPALPPKPQFRNNTLILKKIPSPSFLIDEKRQQDSGVDPSKKNILGLVSSKAARNLNLEETKSLTRSSTKETKGREGGGFWKNRFNHVRSSFQVRQKERDQSKNTARVTNIVRHFEEFKIGDPEEQTKDRTRPKERHGELDQDFDIRQNFEEFNLDECDLSDDPDRPEGDGSERLSYNGLNNVDQNVAKDNNLSATGICNGSSNGNGETGTSGYDHFLEATGLSNKSILTPSRLLSNHKSMLKPKDVKYKSRIKATAVLERHGVQATAGNATTTHVRHWTGPFV, encoded by the exons atGGAAACCGAGGTCCGAACGCTCAAGCAAGAACTGGCGCGCACGCAGGACGCTCTAAAGGCCGCCACGAAGAAATGCCGGGATCTAGTGAAGGAGCTGGATCATCGTATCACCGGTCACGAGTCGGAAAAAATTCTACGGGATCAACAACTATCGAGGATATTGCGGGCGCTGCTGTACCTGGAGGCACGACTCAAACAGGAGCAAAAATCAATCAGGCAGATGCTATGTGAGAAGgacaatgttattaaaaatcaacagCTGGAGATTACTATGCTGAGGCGGTATACGAAGAACTACATTAAGAGCAAACGTGATCGGACGACGATGGCCACCGACGCCAGGACAGTCAATGCCAATATCGAAAAAAACCTACAGAATCTCGACAATCTGCAT AGAGAGACGCTGCAGGAGAGCGGTATCGGCAAAGATATCGCAAGCCTGAAGTGCGAGATAATCACACGGCTGAATCCGGCATCGTCTGGGATCTTGGACGAGCTTAATCGCAACAGCGTGAAGAAGACGCACAGTTTTGCCGGCAGTGACATCTCCAAAGCCAGTTTGACCAGCAGCGAGAATACAGATGCATCCATCATCACCACAACGACGGAAGGTAGTCCTTCGTTGCTTAGCACGGAGGGTTTCTGCGAGGGTGAGAGTACAGATGTGTCACCTGGTTCGACCCTGAACAAGTGTTCAAGCAGGTATACGCCGACAACAGTGACCGACAGCGAGAACGAAACGACCATGATCGCGGACGAAAACGAGGAGAATATGGTAGAAGAGGGCGGTACGACGATGATGACGAAGAGAAGGGCATCCTTTCGCAGGACGAAGGGTCAAAAGATCTCATCCAAGGATTCCGATATGATAGTCGAGGTAGTCAGCATCGCGAGGACAGAGAGCAAGGATGATGGAATGGACTGCAATTTTGTCTCGGAAGATGAGAACCAGGatccaaaaataaataatcgagaAGAAAATGTTAAGGAACCGATTTACGTTAACGCCTACAATGAAGCGAACGAGAAGAATCTGCAGCAGACAGAATTGTTGAGGACAAAAGATGAGCATggcaataacaataacaataatgt CAGTGAGATAAAGATCGAGACACCTGAGCTGATGGTAGAGGACACAAGCGGTAATTGGTATAGCGATCCTGACGAGGACCGATTGAATGACGACATGTTCAGGCATAGCACCTACCGACCAAATAGTAATCACAACTCTGTATTAGAGTGTGTGAATCAAATTTTACTACAAGACatggaggaagaagaaaattcAGTATTATCGGTACCGCGCCAATTCAGACACCGTGGTAGGATCGTACATTTCCAGTCGGCTAGATTGTCCGATATCGAATCAGTAGGTTCGGAGATGGAGAGGGGTATCTCTGAAGAATCCGCTGTGGACAGTAAGGATTCTCCGAAAGAGGAGGAGCCAGTGGAAAACGAGACCGACGTGGCCGAGGACGAGTTTGGCATGAGAATCGTTCAAAAGGAATCGGATGATGATTCCAAGGACGATTCCAAAGCGATTCCGCTGGTTATCATCGAGCCCAAAATCGATGAAGAAGCAAAAAAGGCCTTAGTAAAATCTCAAGTGAATAATCCTCCCTtaaaaatggaaagaattgAGGAAAAGGCTTGTCTGCAAATGTCCACACGAGGATTAACCATTGCCAGGAACTTGGATTACGAAGACATTGAATCGTTGCCGGAAGTAACGATGTCGTCGCCGACGCCGCCCAGAACACCACCGGCACTGCCACCAAAGCCACAGTTTCgcaataatacattaatcttGAAAAAGATCCCGAGTCCGTCATTTTTAATCGACGAAAAGAGACAACAAGACTCTGGTGTAGATCCTTcgaagaaaaacattttaggACTGGTATCGTCGAAAGCGGCGAGGAACTTGAACCTGGAAGAGACCAAAAGTTTGACCAGGAGTTCGACGAAAGAAACGAAAGGTCGCGAAGGTGGTGGATTCTGGAAGAATAGATTCAATCACGTACGCTCGTCCTTCCAAGTGAGACAAAAAGAGCGGGACCAATCGAAAAACACTGCTAGAGTCACAAACATCGTTCGGCATTTCGAGGAGTTCAAAATCGGCGATCCTGAAGAGCAGACGAAAGATAGAACTCGGCCAAAGGAACGCCACGGTGAACTTGATCAG GACTTTGACATTCGGCAAAACTTTGAGGAGTTCAATCTGGATGAATGCGATCTGTCGGACGATCCCGATCGGCCCGAGGGCGACGGATCCGAAAGGTTAAGCTACAACGGGCTCAATAACGTCGACCAGAACGTCGCCAAAGACAACAATCTTTCTGCTACCGGTATCTGTAACGGTAGTAGCAACGGCAACGGTGAAACCGGAACCAGCGGATACGATCACTTCCTCGAGGCAACTGGCCTCAGCAACAAGTCGATCCTCACGCCTTCGAGACTGCTGAGCAATCACAAAAGCATGCTGAAACCGAAGgatgtaaaatacaaaagcaGAATTAAAGCTACGGCAGTTCTGGAGAGGCACGGGGTGCAAGCGACGGCCGGCAATGCTACGACGACGCACGTAAGACACTGGACCGGCCCGTTTGTCTGA